The genomic stretch cacagccctgccctccctccacctcttctcTACAAAGGTCTCCAGTCTCCCCGTCTGCCACCACCCCAGCTGGGATGGGGGAGCAGAACCCTGAAGTCggcttaggttttattttttgtttctcacaACAAGTTACAACCAGTCAAAGCACACCTTGTGAGAATACAGCAAGGAATCACACCGTTAATCCTTGGTCATCAGCTTGAGTCCCCTTAAATCTCAAATAAGCCACCCCTAGAGGATCTGACCAAGGTTTTGAAACAGCCCCAGGCAAAGCTTATTGTTGACTGCCACCTGGTGGTCATCTTGGGAACTGACCTGGGTCCAAATGCATCATGGAGTGGTGGAAAGAATTGAGGGAAATGTTAGGATAGCACCCTGCACTCATAAAGAGCTCAGTAAGAGTGGGTACTGTCATGCTCCTGGTTCGGGGGTGTGGTCCAAACAGTGACCCTTGACCTAACTCccaacattttttgaaagaaaaagaaatatcctaAAAAGTGAGGTCcccccacttttaaaaaaatcttggtaAAAGTAAGAGTGCTTCAGGGGACTGAATAGGACATGTGTGTATGAAGTCAGATGATCCGGATTCAAATCTTTCTTGTACCACTATGTGCCCTTGGTCACATCCCTCATGAGACCATGACACAGCAAGTGTCTTCAGTCTCAGTTTCATCAAACCATAAAACGGAAACATTAGGATTAAAACTGTACAAGGCAGTGAATGTAAAGAGCTCTCAGAAAAGATGATCTTCATCAGTTAACAGTAGTGACACCCCAGCTCTCAGTGCTGGGGTGTACCGCTTTAAAAtaatggttctcaactgggggcaATTTTGCCCCCTAGGGAACATTTGGCAAtgagatgtattttttaaatttttattgatttttttaagaaaggaaggggggggagagatttgttgttccacttatttatatattcattggttgattcttatatgtgccctgactgaggattgaacccacaaccttggcgtatcaggacaatactctaaccaacagagctacctgaccagggcagcAATGAGATGTTTTTGCTTGTCACAAGGGTGAGGGGATGCTAGtgcatctagtgggcagagaccagggatgctgctaaacacacTGCAACGCACAGCATAACCCTCTAAAAGACAGGATTATCCAGTCCAAAATGTCCATAGAGCTTAAATTGAGAACTCTGGAGCTTCCTTGAATGGGGATTCTTCCTGTCATGTTACAAGCCAATGAGAGGAAGTGTTTTCTGAAAAGTTCGAGGGAAGCAGAGCGGTGCCCGACGCTGGAGAGCAGTTCCTGCAGTGTCCCCGTGCAGGGGTAAGAGAGGCTGTGCCTGACCGTGCTCTCCAGTGTGGCAGCGACAAGCCAGCTGCGTGTGGCTACTGaagtcaaaatgaattaaagtgcTGAAAAGTCCTGGGCTATTAGAGCCATATTTCAAGCATTCTGTAGCCACATGTAGCTCGGGGACAGCACAGAGGCAGAACATTCCTATCAGTatagaaagttctgttggacagaAGCAGGCATCTGTGGGCAATCCACACGGGAAAAACTAGAAACTAAGGACACGCAGAGAGGAGGGGCTGTGAAAGACAACAGTATGCACCACTGAAATGGCTAAGTAAACACACGTATAATTCAATGctaaaaaaagccataaaaacacacatacacattaatTGATCCATCCCCTCAACCCTCCCTCCTCCAAGAATCACTCTTAAACTCATAAAATTCAAGaattgtgaaaagaaaaggagagccAACAGAAAGcaggcagggaaaggggaggtCTATTGTTGGGGAGCACTCTTGCTCTCTCTTGctcgctctctgtctctcttgctctctctctctctctctctctctctccccttcctggctCTGTTCAATTTATCTTGCGGTACATCATTACCGGCCACGAGTCGATTGTACTGACGGATGAGCGCCTGCGTCGGCTTATCTTGCTTGAAGTCTTGGGGTCCTTATAAAGCATGTACACATACTTGATGATAAAGGGCAGACAGAAGAAGTGCAGGAACATACGGGAGAGTTGGAAGATCAAGTGCAGGTAACCCAGCTCCTTGAACTGCTCTCTCATCATCGCATTGGTGAGCAGGACCATGCAGAAGCTGGTGAGCTCATAGAAGATGATCCACAAGGCGTAGCACAGCAGCCCCCTGTACTTGTTCTTGTGCGTGCAGTAGAGGAGCAGGCAGCTGAGGCTGATGGTGACGATGGACAGGGTGACGCTGATGTGCTTTCTGTTGTTCAAGATCCAAGAGGCTAAACCGGGCTTTATTTCCATGTAGATGGTGCACTTCTCTTCGTAGCCAAGGAATGTAACCTCGTTCAAGTCAAAGATGAGGAACTGGATGGTGTTGAGGATAGAGAAGATGCCCGCCAAAAGGCAGAACATCTTGCCATTCATTTTCTACTTGTTTTACCAGAGCATCTcctgcagaaaaacaaaatcatgtaGTGACACAAGATGGCAGAGCCAGCCCTAGAcaagtccccaccccccaccactaGAGGTAAAGTGGGGAGCTCAGAGTAATAACAGTATGTGGACAGGCTACAGGTTGGATGGGGACGGGGGTCTGGTCCTTGTTCTGACCTAACCAGCTATCAGCGCCCACATCATTGGAATGGGACATCACTGGCCTGGATACCACTCAGGAAGCTTCCAGCTCTGCTGCTCCCGCTGCTGCTGAGCTTTAAGGTGGCAAAAGGGGCATTCCTGTCAGTGTCAGGCAGTGGGAATTAGGAAACTCCTGTATCTGGAATTATGGTAGAGTCAGTTCTGGACTCCCCTCTGGGGTGTGTGTTCTCTGAAGTCAGAAAACTACCATGGCTCCTATGGGCCTGGAATCATGCCTGTCCCTCCCCTGGGTGCCCTGTCTTCCAAGCCCTCACTAATGGAATTTCTCTACTTTGCTCCCTGCCATCAGTGACGGCATGGAGCCATCAGTGAGTGGAATGAGGGGAAGTTTATGGATACATCTCGCTATCTTCTCTGCCCAGGCCAAAGGTGCCTCAGCAATAAGCCACCATCACAGAGCCAGAGACCCAGCAGGCCAATGTCCAGCTGCAGCCTCTGTCAAACCGAAGCTCTGGAGGCTGGCTCCAGCCTTGGGGACATGCCTAGAACCCCAGGGGACCCTGCTGGGGGCATGTTTATTCCAGAGGACCCAAGGCTGGGGTAAGCTGGGCCCAGCGCAAACGTCTCTCCCAGCCCAGATCACCTTCTTACCGGCTCCCAGTTCAGAGAATTCTAGAGCAaagctccctcctcttccctcagcACACTGGCGAGCTGCCactgagaggggaggagaaagggaaacggTCACACGTGAGGGGAGCGTTGCAGCCCTCAGGCCAGCGGGTTTCCAAAGGCTGGAGGCCTGAGTGGCCTCTTTCTGAGGTGACAGGATGGGCTCCCGCTCGGGCCTGGCGGAGCACAGCCTGGCCAACCCCGCCTCCCTCCAGCCAGAGCCGCACTTGCCACTCTTTCCGTCAGTCTCacataatcttttcttttgtttttttggttactagaaatttttttattgtaaaatatacataacaactttaccatttccccctttttgaGTGTCCAATCCAATGGCGTTCAGGGCAGTCACATCCTGTGTAACCGTGaccaccacccacctccagaCTCCCTCATCTTCCCCAAGAAAAACTTTGTTCTCATCAGGCAgactccccccttcccctccccttggcCCGTTAACcaccatttctctttctgtctttatgaactTTACTATGCTAACTAGCTCctgtaagtagaatcatacagtctttgtccttttgtgtctggcttccatcacttagcataatattttcaaggttcatcccaAATGGGATGGTTATTCCCCATCATCCTCCCATTCTGTGTGACTCTGAGCTTAGTTCTTGCTTGACGCACAAACCTGTTGCTGCGCCCAGGCCCCGAAGTTCCcctggtggggtgggagaggcagtgTGCTGGCCAGCAGATAGCTGCCTTGATACTTTCTGTCCCCACCAACTAACCCGCACCTCATCCCTGCTCGCAAGGCAGCTTCCAGAGCAGCCACTACCCACAGGGTGCTTGCCTGCACCAGCTCAAACCAGGGCCTCAAGCCACACGGGCTCAGGCTTGCGGTTTAAGCCTATGTTGTGATTTCAGGCAATGTCTTTATCAACCCCACTGTTTTCTCatccctgctgccccagccctggttTTGGCCCTGTCACCTCCCTCCTGGGTCACTGTAAGAACCACTTaacttctctttctgtttcctacTGCGCTCCTCTGTACATGCATTCAACATTCACTCGCCAAACAcctattgagcatctactatgtgctgggtACTCAGCTCAGTACTGGAGGTACAGGTAAACATTCTAGTAAGGAAGCTAGATAAAtaagaaacaagtaaataaagtgtttggaaaaatttaaggaaaagaaaacttaaagcTTATAATGCAGTGTGATAAATGCTGTGGAGGAGGTGGTCCAGTATGCTCAGGATCTAATAAGATCCAACCCAGCATGAGAATCAGGAGAGGATTTTCTGGAGGAGGCTATCATTCAGCTTGTGTTTTAAAGGATGCGGGTTTTCTCTAACTACTCAAAATCTTTATTATAGTACACGGGCCGGGACTGATGGGATGGGGTGGATGTGGGCAATCAGATTAGCACCGGATGCCCGTCCTGATAGCCGCAAATGTGCCAAAAGGTGCCACCACTCTGCGTCACGGTTCCACCGATGCCTTGGTCCCTGATGCCTCCCATCACCTCATCCATTCCAATCTTGGGGCAGGAAAAGATGCCGGAGAGTGCCCCGCTCACCATGCCCACGGTGCAACCCATCACGAAGCCCATCTTCATGCAGTCAAAGCAACTCGGCTGGGACTGTGCCTAGGGACCCATGGCTGCCAGCACCTCACTCACAGCCCCAGTAGCTCAGCCCTATGTCTCACATGGAACACTAGGTGGACTGCAAGGATGCGGCCACTAACTGGGCAGAAAAGGCAGGAACTTCACCCCCAGCAAAGTGGCCAACATCCAGGTAGGACCAGAAACAGGCAAAGTCATTTTGAAAAGGGCAAGTTCGGTGTAGCCTGAGCAGAGGGGTAGGCTACAGTGTTGGCAGGgacaagagagaggaaggggccttgcctgccccctgcccctgccacctgcCACGAGAAAGGCAGTGGGGAGACctggaagggtgtgtgtgtatgagagacaagatctgatttgcattttagaaaaatatttcttgatgCTGTGGGGATCATGGGTCAGAAAGGGGACAAAGTGGAGGCAGAACAGTTGagaagctggcaaaggaaatgaggTGAAGCAAACCAACAGAGGGAGGTTGGGGGGAGTGACTTTGCacgtgggggctggggctgtgggagcaGGAATACGGAATGAGCACCTGGGCAGAGGGTGGTCCACTCACAGGGGCGTGGAGCATGGAGGCGAGAGCACACTtagcacgggggtgggggaggtgaggaggaggacAGCTTGGGAAACGGTGGGTCTGAGTTCCCCAGGGACTCCCAAATAGCCATGTCTACCATGAAGTCATCCCCATCAATCTGGAACTCAGAGAGAATCTGAGCCTTGCTGGATGTAGGATTCTTGGTTAACAGTGGGTTTTTGAAACACTTTAAATAAGTTTTCCTGCCATTTGGCTTCCATTGTGTTTGCTTAGAAACCAGCTGTTAATCTTACTGGGATTCCCTTCTAAGTgatgagtcatttttctcttgctgctttcaacatttccttctctttaactTGAGCACTTTTACTATGCAGTGTCTGTTCGTGGAGCCTGTGCATTTACCCTGGTTGGAATTTGTTAAGCTTACTGGGTGTAGGCTAGAGTTTCCCAGTAAATTTGGGaggttttcagccattatttcttcaaatattttttctgttcctttctctcctctccttccaatACTACCATGTTGCATATTTTGGTTGGTAGCTTAACAACATCCCACATTTCTCGGAGGCTCTACttatttctcttcatcttttttctctgttctttagaTTGCATAATCTCTGTTACCTACCTTAAATTTCACGAATTCTTTCTTCTGCCAGTTCAAATCTACCATTGAACCTCTCtagtgaattcttcatttcagttactgtaatTTTTCAACTCAATAATTTCtatatgagccctggccaggtgactcaatTGGTGGGAGTATTgccccacacaccaaaaagttgcaggtttgattctcagtcagggtgcatacctaggctgtgggtttgattcccagttggggtacgtATGGGGGCGtgtatgtttctctcttacatcgatgttcctctttctgtctctctccttcctctcctcttaaAAATCAATGTAGAAAACATACccttgggccctggctgatgtggttcagtggattgagagccagcctgagaaccaaaaggtcaccggttcatttcccagtcagggcacatgtctgggttgcaggccaggtcctcagttaggggtgtgtaagaggcaaccacacattgatgtttctctccctctctttctcactttcttcctctctctttagaaataaataaaataatatctatctatctatctatctatctatctatacatctttaggtgaggattaaaaaacaaaagtaaaagaatttccatttggttctttttatgtAATTCGTATCTCCTCATTGATAGTCTCTACTTAATGTGACACTGCTGGTACATTTTTCTCTACTTCTTTAATCACAGTTTCCTTTAGTTTTTGAAACATATTTGTAATGGCCACTTTAAAGACTTTTTCTgttaaatcaaatattttgtcACTCTCTCAGGCAGTGTCTGTTACCTGCTTTCCCCTGATGTATGGGTCATGCCTTCTCTGCAGGTCTTTAGTTTTGTTGTCGTTGCAGTTGGAGACTGGGCACTTTAGATACGATGTCCATATCGTATGTACACTCTGCTTGGCACCCCAACCATCCACCGGGCTGTTACTGTCATTTGCTTGTTCACTCGTTTAGTAAATGGCTGGGTTATTTTAGTAACTAAATTTTTGCCCTCACAACCCAGTGCTGCATGGTGTAAAGCCTCTGATGGTGTTTCTTGGGGAGGAGCAGGGTTGGGCCCACACTCTGGGACAACAGTGGTTTCGGCAGGATCATAGTTGCTGACTGATTGTTCTGTTGTTCTCCATGATGTCCTGGGGCAAAAATTGCTCTACAGACAAAGCCAGTCAAATCTGGGCTCCTTTGAAATCGTAGTTAGAAAAGTCAGTGCTTGATATTTGTTCTGCTCCCAGGAGATCCTCTCCCAGTTGTTTCTCTCCCGTTGTTTCCTGAAAACTAGCAGGCCTGCAATTTGGCCTGTATCTTCGTTGGCTCTACAAATCTCCCAATTGCTTTCTGCCACAACCTTCACTATTTCTTAGAGTGCCTTTAGGCTTGAACTTGCCCCTGCTCTGTTGTAAATGAAGCAAATTCCTTTGGGAAGAAATTGCAAACTATCTGTTCTATGGCCTACTTCTCCCATGCCCTAGCCAAAATCTCTAGGCTAGCGTTctggggctctgggtggggaCAGTTGTTTGCTTCTGACTTAGTGACACTCTTGCTTCAGAGTATGAGTGCTGTATAAGGGAGAGAAGATAGTAGCTTGAGGTCTTCTTGGATTGCCTACCCTGTCATTGCTACCACCACCTCATCACCAGGGCACAGACAGTTGGGGCCCCAGCACTTTCCGTGGTACCATGTCCAGCCTAGTGCCTCTACCCCAAGAGTAGGGGCTGGACAACAAAGGGAATCTCCATGTTTTAGCCTCAGCACCAGGTAGGTACCTGGGGCTAGGGTGAGAAATGCTGATGTCCTGCTCCTCCTGGGGAGAAAACCCTGACTTGGGGACACGGGGGAGGGAGCCCACCTTCTTGGCTGCACTAGTGTGGAATAGAGTTTCTGCCCAGCTGAgccgggagaggggagggaggaagtggtCTTGGTTCAAAACCAAAGAATCTTACTTTTCTTACCAAATCTTTGACTTTCTTGAATAGATGTTTCTTCATTTGCTATCTGCCCTTAGAACCATTTCCAAatgatttgtgtatgtgtgtgttttaataattTTCGGCAGTTTCACTGGGAAGCAGGTCCATGGAGCTCCTTGCACTGTCATGCCGGAAGTTGATCTTGCCACAGTGTTTGTTGACATACACTTGGctcttaaaaaaatgcaatattatAATATATGTCCATTTGAATGCAACTTAAGACATAATTTGGAGGGAggaccaaaagaaggaaaatggaagagaagtTTTATCATTTCTCTGGGCATGACTATTagcatctcatttttattttagacaaaaaCATGAAACAATATTTCACTGAAGCAGATATACAGAgcaaaaataatggaaatgaaaatattttcaactacCCACCAAGTGTTAGATCTGAGGATTTTCTGTTTGCTCAGTGTAAACCTTTCTCCTTTGGGGAACATGGAACTAAAAGAGTCTCCACCAGACACTCCAAATGTCTCCTTGGTAATGAACATAAGGAACTTCTCATAGAGGTGGGAATTGGCAATGGGAACACTGTTATACAGGAAAATTCTCGGCTTACGAAGCATATGCTATCGCTGTCACTACAGTTGCACTGACAACTGCAGCCTAGTGAGAAAGTAGATGAGGATCACAGACATGTCACAGAGActgactgtcccctcccccactgctgcaACACAAGGAGCCTCTAGTCCAGGCAGCAGGGAGCAATCCCATGGTCTTTTCCCATTTTGGCCTAAGAGGCAGAGTCTTGCTCAGGTAGCACCACAGTTAAGAGACTTACCTTTGCATGCCAGACAACAAAAACTCAAATCCTGATTCAGCCACTTCCAGGGCTACGATTGAGTCTTTAAACCTGATTTTGTCTTAGGTTCtttcatgtgaaaaaaaataaagatctcaGCACTGACTGGGCTGGTTCAGTGGCttgggcattgtccagcaaaacgaaaggtcaccagttgattccctggtcagggcacatgcctgagttgtgggcggGCAAGAAGCAACCGAGATTTCCATTTCTATcccacatcaaagtttctctttctccctcctttcccctctgcttcTCAGTGTGACTGTCACTGTGTCTCTCACCTTCTCACTCTGACTCTGTCggcatctcattttttttatcccAAAAAATGCAAAGCCTCTTATAATTTTGTCAATTGTACCTCAatatagccattaaaaaaaagcagTGAAGCCCAGTGAACTCTAGCAGCTGTGATATTTTGATATATCATGAATGTTTTGTGGAATGTTGCCTTGCCTCTTTGCTGCATTAAAATCATACTCATCTTTCAGACATATCCTGTCTCATCTCCTTAGTGACGTCATTTGTAAGTATCATAATCCTGACTTTTCATGCAGACTTCTCACAACCCCTATTTCAATAACTCCTATAGcagttataatttattttattctcctta from Phyllostomus discolor isolate MPI-MPIP mPhyDis1 chromosome 4, mPhyDis1.pri.v3, whole genome shotgun sequence encodes the following:
- the LOC114495359 gene encoding transmembrane protein 217-like, producing MNGKMFCLLAGIFSILNTIQFLIFDLNEVTFLGYEEKCTIYMEIKPGLASWILNNRKHISVTLSIVTISLSCLLLYCTHKNKYRGLLCYALWIIFYELTSFCMVLLTNAMMREQFKELGYLHLIFQLSRMFLHFFCLPFIIKYVYMLYKDPKTSSKISRRRRSSVSTIDSWPVMMYRKIN